A genomic window from Meleagris gallopavo isolate NT-WF06-2002-E0010 breed Aviagen turkey brand Nicholas breeding stock chromosome 23, Turkey_5.1, whole genome shotgun sequence includes:
- the RCC2 gene encoding LOW QUALITY PROTEIN: protein RCC2 (The sequence of the model RefSeq protein was modified relative to this genomic sequence to represent the inferred CDS: substituted 1 base at 1 genomic stop codon) yields the protein GXAVVICEPEHSKERIKLEGSKCRGQLLIFGATNWDLIGRKEVPKQQAAYRNLGQNLWGPHRYGCLSGIQVRSVVSGPCAAHSLLITAEGKLWSWGRNEKGQLGHGDTKRVEAPKLIEVLGSEAIVLAACGRNHTLALTESGSVYAFGENKMGQLGLGNQTDAVPSPTQIMYNGQPITKMACGAEFSMIMDCKGNLYSFGCPEYGQLGMGDNSDGKFIARAQRIEYDCELVPRRVAIFIEKTKDGQILPVPNVVVRDVACGANHTLVLDSQKRVFSWGFGGYGRLGHAEQKDEMVPRLVKLFDFPGRGAAQIYAGYTCSFAVSETGGLFFWGATNTSRESTMYPKAVQDLCGWKIRSLACGKSSIIVAADESTISWGPSPTFGELGYGDHKPKSSTAAQEVKTLDGIYTEQVAMGYAHSLVIARDESDAEKEKLRKLPEYNPRTI from the exons GGATAGGCGGTGGTCATCTGCGAGCCCGAGCACAGCAAGGAGCGCATc AAACTCGAGGGCTCCAAGTGCAGAGGACAGCTCCTGATCTTTGGGGCCACCAACTGGGACCTGATCGGCCGCAAAGAAGTGCCTAAGCAGCAAG CTGCATATCGAAACCTGGGCCAGAATTTGTGGGGGCCACACAGGTATGGGTGTCTCTCAGGTATTCAGGTGCGGAGTGTGGTTTCGGGACCATGTGCGGCTCACAGCCTCCTCATCACTGCTGAGGGCAAGCTGTGGAGCTGGG GTCGCAATGAGAAGGGGCAGCTGGGCCATGGGGACACAAAGCGTGTGGAAGCCCCCAAGCTCATCGAGGTGCTGGGCAGCGAGGCCATCGTGCTGGCAGCATGTGGCCGGAACCACACGCTGGCTCTCACAG AGAGTGGCTCCGTATATGCTTTTGGGGAGAACAAAATGGGGCAGCTTGGTCTTGGGAACCAAACGGATGCTGTTCCAAGCCCTACACAG ATCATGTACAATGGGCAGCCCATCACCAAAATGGCCTGTGGGGCTGAGTTCAGCATGATCATGGACTGCAAAGGAAACCTCTACTCCTTTGGATGCCCGGAGTACGGGCAGCTGGGTATG GGCGACAACTCAGATGGGAAGTTCATCGCCCGAGCACAGCGCATAGAGTACGACTGCGAGCTGGTGCCGCGCCGCGTGGCCATCTTCATTGAGAAGACCAAAGATGGGCAGATCCTGCCCGTCCCCAACGTGGTGGTGCGGGATGTGGCATGCGGGGCCAACCACACG CTTGTCCTGGACTCCCAGAAGCGTGTTTTCTCCTGGGGCTTTGGTGGCTATGGGCGGCTGGGTCACGCAGAGCAGAAGGACGAGATGGTGCCACGCTTGGTCAAGCTCTTTGACTTCCCAGGCAGAGGAGCTGCACAGATCTACGCTGGCTACACATGTTCCTTTGCTGTCAGTGAGACAG GTGGCTTGTTTTTTTGGGGTGCCACCAACACCTCCCGTGAGTCCACCATGTACCCAAAAGCAGTGCAGGACCTGTGTGGCTGGAAGATCCGCAGCCTGGCCTGTGG aaagagcagcatCATTGTGGCGGCGGACGAGAGCACCATCAGCTGGGGCCCATCTCCCACCTTTGGAGAGCTG GGCTATGGGGACCACAAGCCCAAGTCATCGACGGCTGCCCAAGAGGTGAAGACATTGGATGGGATCTACACGGAGCAG GTGGCCATGGGCTATGCCCACTCACTGGTGATTGCCCGCGATGAGAGCGATGCCGAGAAGGAGAAGCTGCGCAAGCTGCCGGAGTACAACCCCCGCACCATCTGA
- the LOC100545908 gene encoding protein-arginine deiminase type-1 isoform X3 has product MSQRQVVQMSTSHASYGVCVLGSEVFLDTHRSTPKGATSFDVHATSAVTVHIIHSPMTKPMLNSRWPLDPDIEVVVTIGVTSKTVNDNKVKISYYGWEENEISVAWLYLTCVDISLDVDVSRNGRVRSKGKDKAKWTWGPDGQGAVLLVNCDKDSPNTVGTDSNQVDIQTPADLKDMSLMLLRTQGPSSIFADYKVVLHVSESDADKVRVFHAIRSDSHPQYKPVLGPGMLSCTLDCVRSGENTFYVEGLAFPDAGFSGLVSISVSLLEVPHKYSPGTPIFTDTVVFRMAPWIMTPNTQQPLEVFVCSIKKGINSNEVFLEELQALLRKANCKMTICSELESRSDRWIQDELEFGYVEAPHKSFPVVFDSPRNRGLKDFAFKKILGPDFGYVTRVPHGCDACSLDSFGNLDVSPPVTVRGKEYPLGRILIGSPLPWASGRRMSKVVRDFLYAQKVQAPVEVYSEWLSVGHVDEFLTFVPAYDRKGFRLLLASPTACFKLFQEKQRQGHGEATQLVGIVGSERRSIDDILADEGLRNDNKHVQRCIDWNRDLLKHELGLSEQDIIDIPQLFILRGSRAEALFPDMVNMLVLGRHLGIPKPFGPLVAGQCCLEERVRALLQPLGLSCTFINDFFSYHKLAGEVHCGTNVRRKPFAFKWWRMVP; this is encoded by the exons ATGTCCCAGCGCCAGGTCGTGCAGATGTCTACCAGTCATGCCAGCTACGGGGTCTGCGTACTGGGCAGTGAGGTCTTCCTTGACACCCACCG ATCTACCCCTAAAGGTGCCACGTCATTTGATGTTCATGCCACGTCTGCCGTCACAGTCCACATCATCCACAGCCCCATGACAAAACCCATGCTTAACTCCAGATGGCCACTGGATCCCGATATAGAGGTTGTAGTGACCATTGGTGTCACCAGCAAGACTGTCAATGACAATAAG GTTAAGATTTCATACTACGgatgggaagaaaatgagatttcagtGGCTTGGTTGTACCTCACCTGTGTAG ATATATCCCTGGATGTGGACGTGAGCCGTAATGGCAGAGTGAGGAGCAAAGGGAAGGACAAG GCCAAGTGGACATGGGGACCAGACGGACAAGGGGCCGTGCTGTTGGTCAACTGTGACAAGGACAGCCCCAACACGGTGGGGACAGACAGCAACCAGGTGGACATACAGACCCCTGCAG ACCTGAAGGACATGTCTCTGATGCTGCTGCGGACTCAAGGTCCTAGCAGTATCTTTGCTGACTACAAGGTTGTCCTACATGTCTCCGAGTCAGATGCAGACAAGGTGCGGGTTTTCCATGCTATCC GGAGTGACTCACATCCCCAGTACAAACCCGTTTTGGGACCAGGCATGCTTTCCTGCACACTAGACTGTGTCAGAAGTGGAGAAAACACCTTCTACGTGGAAGGGTTGGCTTTCCCTGATGCAGGTTTCTCTGGGTTGGTTTCTATCAGTGTCAGCTTGCTGGAGGTGCCCCATAAG TATTCTCCTGGGACCCCCATTTTCACAGATACAGTGGTTTTCCGCATGGCGCCCTGGATAATGACACCCAACACCCAGcagcccctggaggtgtttgtcTGCAG catCAAGAAGGGAATCAACTCCAATGAAGTCTTTCTGGAGGAACTCCAAGCCCTACTAAGGAAAGCCAACTGCAAGATGACCATCTGCTCTGAACTCGAAAGCCGCAGTGACCGCTGGATCCAG GACGAGCTGGAGTTTGGCTACGTGGAGGCACCACACAAGTCCTTCCCTGTGGTCTTCGACTCACCCAGGAACAGAGGCTTGAAAGACTTTGCTTTTAAGAAGATCCTG GGCCCTGATTTTGGTTACGTGACCCGTGTGCCCCATGGATGTGATGCCTGCAGTCTTGACTCCTTTGGCAACCTGGATGTGAGCCCTCCGGTAACAGTGCGAGGCAAGGAGTATCCTCTGGGACGCATTCTTATTGGCAGCCCCCTGCCTTG GGCCTCTGGCCGTCGGATGTCGAAAGTGGTCAGGGATTTCCTTTACGCCCAGAAGGTGCAGGCACCAGTGGAGGTCTACTCAGAGTGGCTGAGTGTGGGACATGTGGACGAGTTCCTCACCTTTGTGCCTGCTTACGACAGAAAG GGATTCCGGCTCCTCTTGGCCAGCCCCACTGCCTGCTTCAAGCTCTTCCAGGAGAAGCAGAGGCAGGGACACGGCGAGGCCACGCAGCTTGTGG GGATTGTGGGCAGTGAGCGGAGGAGCATTGATGACATCTTGGCAGATGAAGGGCTGAGGAACGACAACAAACATGTGCAG CGCTGCATCGATTGGAACCGCGACCTGCTCAAGCATGAGCTGGGGCTGAGTGAACAGGACATCATTGACATCCCCCAGCTCTTTATCCTGCGAGGTTCCCGTGCAGAAGCTCTCTTCCCAGACATG GTGAACATGTTGGTGCTGGGCAGACACCTGGGCATCCCCAAGCCCTTCGGGCCGCTGGTGgctgggcagtgctgcctggAGGAGCGGGTgagggcactgctgcagcccctggggCTCTCCTGCACCTTCATCAATGACTTCTTCTCCTACCACAAGCTTGCTGGAGAGGTGCACTGCGGCACCAATGTCCGCCGCAAGCCCTTTGCCTTCAAGTGGTGGCGGATGGTGCCCTGA
- the LOC100545908 gene encoding protein-arginine deiminase type-1 isoform X4: MTKPMLNSRWPLDPDIEVVVTIGVTSKTVNDNKVKISYYGWEENEISVAWLYLTCVDISLDVDVSRNGRVRSKGKDKAKWTWGPDGQGAVLLVNCDKDSPNTVGTDSNQVDIQTPADLKDMSLMLLRTQGPSSIFADYKVVLHVSESDADKVRVFHAIRSDSHPQYKPVLGPGMLSCTLDCVRSGENTFYVEGLAFPDAGFSGLVSISVSLLEVPHKYSPGTPIFTDTVVFRMAPWIMTPNTQQPLEVFVCSIKKGINSNEVFLEELQALLRKANCKMTICSELESRSDRWIQDELEFGYVEAPHKSFPVVFDSPRNRGLKDFAFKKILGPDFGYVTRVPHGCDACSLDSFGNLDVSPPVTVRGKEYPLGRILIGSPLPWASGRRMSKVVRDFLYAQKVQAPVEVYSEWLSVGHVDEFLTFVPAYDRKGFRLLLASPTACFKLFQEKQRQGHGEATQLVGKAMGKDVPISLGAGDVPHQCPHIGIVGSERRSIDDILADEGLRNDNKHVQRCIDWNRDLLKHELGLSEQDIIDIPQLFILRGSRAEALFPDMVNMLVLGRHLGIPKPFGPLVAGQCCLEERVRALLQPLGLSCTFINDFFSYHKLAGEVHCGTNVRRKPFAFKWWRMVP, from the exons ATGACAAAACCCATGCTTAACTCCAGATGGCCACTGGATCCCGATATAGAGGTTGTAGTGACCATTGGTGTCACCAGCAAGACTGTCAATGACAATAAG GTTAAGATTTCATACTACGgatgggaagaaaatgagatttcagtGGCTTGGTTGTACCTCACCTGTGTAG ATATATCCCTGGATGTGGACGTGAGCCGTAATGGCAGAGTGAGGAGCAAAGGGAAGGACAAG GCCAAGTGGACATGGGGACCAGACGGACAAGGGGCCGTGCTGTTGGTCAACTGTGACAAGGACAGCCCCAACACGGTGGGGACAGACAGCAACCAGGTGGACATACAGACCCCTGCAG ACCTGAAGGACATGTCTCTGATGCTGCTGCGGACTCAAGGTCCTAGCAGTATCTTTGCTGACTACAAGGTTGTCCTACATGTCTCCGAGTCAGATGCAGACAAGGTGCGGGTTTTCCATGCTATCC GGAGTGACTCACATCCCCAGTACAAACCCGTTTTGGGACCAGGCATGCTTTCCTGCACACTAGACTGTGTCAGAAGTGGAGAAAACACCTTCTACGTGGAAGGGTTGGCTTTCCCTGATGCAGGTTTCTCTGGGTTGGTTTCTATCAGTGTCAGCTTGCTGGAGGTGCCCCATAAG TATTCTCCTGGGACCCCCATTTTCACAGATACAGTGGTTTTCCGCATGGCGCCCTGGATAATGACACCCAACACCCAGcagcccctggaggtgtttgtcTGCAG catCAAGAAGGGAATCAACTCCAATGAAGTCTTTCTGGAGGAACTCCAAGCCCTACTAAGGAAAGCCAACTGCAAGATGACCATCTGCTCTGAACTCGAAAGCCGCAGTGACCGCTGGATCCAG GACGAGCTGGAGTTTGGCTACGTGGAGGCACCACACAAGTCCTTCCCTGTGGTCTTCGACTCACCCAGGAACAGAGGCTTGAAAGACTTTGCTTTTAAGAAGATCCTG GGCCCTGATTTTGGTTACGTGACCCGTGTGCCCCATGGATGTGATGCCTGCAGTCTTGACTCCTTTGGCAACCTGGATGTGAGCCCTCCGGTAACAGTGCGAGGCAAGGAGTATCCTCTGGGACGCATTCTTATTGGCAGCCCCCTGCCTTG GGCCTCTGGCCGTCGGATGTCGAAAGTGGTCAGGGATTTCCTTTACGCCCAGAAGGTGCAGGCACCAGTGGAGGTCTACTCAGAGTGGCTGAGTGTGGGACATGTGGACGAGTTCCTCACCTTTGTGCCTGCTTACGACAGAAAG GGATTCCGGCTCCTCTTGGCCAGCCCCACTGCCTGCTTCAAGCTCTTCCAGGAGAAGCAGAGGCAGGGACACGGCGAGGCCACGCAGCTTGTGGGTAAGGCAATGGGGAAGGATGTTCCCATATCATTGGGTGCCGGCGATGTCCCTCACCAATGTCCCCATATAGGGATTGTGGGCAGTGAGCGGAGGAGCATTGATGACATCTTGGCAGATGAAGGGCTGAGGAACGACAACAAACATGTGCAG CGCTGCATCGATTGGAACCGCGACCTGCTCAAGCATGAGCTGGGGCTGAGTGAACAGGACATCATTGACATCCCCCAGCTCTTTATCCTGCGAGGTTCCCGTGCAGAAGCTCTCTTCCCAGACATG GTGAACATGTTGGTGCTGGGCAGACACCTGGGCATCCCCAAGCCCTTCGGGCCGCTGGTGgctgggcagtgctgcctggAGGAGCGGGTgagggcactgctgcagcccctggggCTCTCCTGCACCTTCATCAATGACTTCTTCTCCTACCACAAGCTTGCTGGAGAGGTGCACTGCGGCACCAATGTCCGCCGCAAGCCCTTTGCCTTCAAGTGGTGGCGGATGGTGCCCTGA
- the LOC100545908 gene encoding protein-arginine deiminase type-1 isoform X2 has product MWWTGTSGSPHFLEVADRCIPPYTQRSTPKGATSFDVHATSAVTVHIIHSPMTKPMLNSRWPLDPDIEVVVTIGVTSKTVNDNKVKISYYGWEENEISVAWLYLTCVDISLDVDVSRNGRVRSKGKDKAKWTWGPDGQGAVLLVNCDKDSPNTVGTDSNQVDIQTPADLKDMSLMLLRTQGPSSIFADYKVVLHVSESDADKVRVFHAIRSDSHPQYKPVLGPGMLSCTLDCVRSGENTFYVEGLAFPDAGFSGLVSISVSLLEVPHKYSPGTPIFTDTVVFRMAPWIMTPNTQQPLEVFVCSIKKGINSNEVFLEELQALLRKANCKMTICSELESRSDRWIQDELEFGYVEAPHKSFPVVFDSPRNRGLKDFAFKKILGPDFGYVTRVPHGCDACSLDSFGNLDVSPPVTVRGKEYPLGRILIGSPLPWASGRRMSKVVRDFLYAQKVQAPVEVYSEWLSVGHVDEFLTFVPAYDRKGFRLLLASPTACFKLFQEKQRQGHGEATQLVGKAMGKDVPISLGAGDVPHQCPHIGIVGSERRSIDDILADEGLRNDNKHVQRCIDWNRDLLKHELGLSEQDIIDIPQLFILRGSRAEALFPDMVNMLVLGRHLGIPKPFGPLVAGQCCLEERVRALLQPLGLSCTFINDFFSYHKLAGEVHCGTNVRRKPFAFKWWRMVP; this is encoded by the exons ATCTACCCCTAAAGGTGCCACGTCATTTGATGTTCATGCCACGTCTGCCGTCACAGTCCACATCATCCACAGCCCCATGACAAAACCCATGCTTAACTCCAGATGGCCACTGGATCCCGATATAGAGGTTGTAGTGACCATTGGTGTCACCAGCAAGACTGTCAATGACAATAAG GTTAAGATTTCATACTACGgatgggaagaaaatgagatttcagtGGCTTGGTTGTACCTCACCTGTGTAG ATATATCCCTGGATGTGGACGTGAGCCGTAATGGCAGAGTGAGGAGCAAAGGGAAGGACAAG GCCAAGTGGACATGGGGACCAGACGGACAAGGGGCCGTGCTGTTGGTCAACTGTGACAAGGACAGCCCCAACACGGTGGGGACAGACAGCAACCAGGTGGACATACAGACCCCTGCAG ACCTGAAGGACATGTCTCTGATGCTGCTGCGGACTCAAGGTCCTAGCAGTATCTTTGCTGACTACAAGGTTGTCCTACATGTCTCCGAGTCAGATGCAGACAAGGTGCGGGTTTTCCATGCTATCC GGAGTGACTCACATCCCCAGTACAAACCCGTTTTGGGACCAGGCATGCTTTCCTGCACACTAGACTGTGTCAGAAGTGGAGAAAACACCTTCTACGTGGAAGGGTTGGCTTTCCCTGATGCAGGTTTCTCTGGGTTGGTTTCTATCAGTGTCAGCTTGCTGGAGGTGCCCCATAAG TATTCTCCTGGGACCCCCATTTTCACAGATACAGTGGTTTTCCGCATGGCGCCCTGGATAATGACACCCAACACCCAGcagcccctggaggtgtttgtcTGCAG catCAAGAAGGGAATCAACTCCAATGAAGTCTTTCTGGAGGAACTCCAAGCCCTACTAAGGAAAGCCAACTGCAAGATGACCATCTGCTCTGAACTCGAAAGCCGCAGTGACCGCTGGATCCAG GACGAGCTGGAGTTTGGCTACGTGGAGGCACCACACAAGTCCTTCCCTGTGGTCTTCGACTCACCCAGGAACAGAGGCTTGAAAGACTTTGCTTTTAAGAAGATCCTG GGCCCTGATTTTGGTTACGTGACCCGTGTGCCCCATGGATGTGATGCCTGCAGTCTTGACTCCTTTGGCAACCTGGATGTGAGCCCTCCGGTAACAGTGCGAGGCAAGGAGTATCCTCTGGGACGCATTCTTATTGGCAGCCCCCTGCCTTG GGCCTCTGGCCGTCGGATGTCGAAAGTGGTCAGGGATTTCCTTTACGCCCAGAAGGTGCAGGCACCAGTGGAGGTCTACTCAGAGTGGCTGAGTGTGGGACATGTGGACGAGTTCCTCACCTTTGTGCCTGCTTACGACAGAAAG GGATTCCGGCTCCTCTTGGCCAGCCCCACTGCCTGCTTCAAGCTCTTCCAGGAGAAGCAGAGGCAGGGACACGGCGAGGCCACGCAGCTTGTGGGTAAGGCAATGGGGAAGGATGTTCCCATATCATTGGGTGCCGGCGATGTCCCTCACCAATGTCCCCATATAGGGATTGTGGGCAGTGAGCGGAGGAGCATTGATGACATCTTGGCAGATGAAGGGCTGAGGAACGACAACAAACATGTGCAG CGCTGCATCGATTGGAACCGCGACCTGCTCAAGCATGAGCTGGGGCTGAGTGAACAGGACATCATTGACATCCCCCAGCTCTTTATCCTGCGAGGTTCCCGTGCAGAAGCTCTCTTCCCAGACATG GTGAACATGTTGGTGCTGGGCAGACACCTGGGCATCCCCAAGCCCTTCGGGCCGCTGGTGgctgggcagtgctgcctggAGGAGCGGGTgagggcactgctgcagcccctggggCTCTCCTGCACCTTCATCAATGACTTCTTCTCCTACCACAAGCTTGCTGGAGAGGTGCACTGCGGCACCAATGTCCGCCGCAAGCCCTTTGCCTTCAAGTGGTGGCGGATGGTGCCCTGA
- the LOC100545908 gene encoding protein-arginine deiminase type-1 isoform X1: protein MSQRQVVQMSTSHASYGVCVLGSEVFLDTHRSTPKGATSFDVHATSAVTVHIIHSPMTKPMLNSRWPLDPDIEVVVTIGVTSKTVNDNKVKISYYGWEENEISVAWLYLTCVDISLDVDVSRNGRVRSKGKDKAKWTWGPDGQGAVLLVNCDKDSPNTVGTDSNQVDIQTPADLKDMSLMLLRTQGPSSIFADYKVVLHVSESDADKVRVFHAIRSDSHPQYKPVLGPGMLSCTLDCVRSGENTFYVEGLAFPDAGFSGLVSISVSLLEVPHKYSPGTPIFTDTVVFRMAPWIMTPNTQQPLEVFVCSIKKGINSNEVFLEELQALLRKANCKMTICSELESRSDRWIQDELEFGYVEAPHKSFPVVFDSPRNRGLKDFAFKKILGPDFGYVTRVPHGCDACSLDSFGNLDVSPPVTVRGKEYPLGRILIGSPLPWASGRRMSKVVRDFLYAQKVQAPVEVYSEWLSVGHVDEFLTFVPAYDRKGFRLLLASPTACFKLFQEKQRQGHGEATQLVGKAMGKDVPISLGAGDVPHQCPHIGIVGSERRSIDDILADEGLRNDNKHVQRCIDWNRDLLKHELGLSEQDIIDIPQLFILRGSRAEALFPDMVNMLVLGRHLGIPKPFGPLVAGQCCLEERVRALLQPLGLSCTFINDFFSYHKLAGEVHCGTNVRRKPFAFKWWRMVP, encoded by the exons ATGTCCCAGCGCCAGGTCGTGCAGATGTCTACCAGTCATGCCAGCTACGGGGTCTGCGTACTGGGCAGTGAGGTCTTCCTTGACACCCACCG ATCTACCCCTAAAGGTGCCACGTCATTTGATGTTCATGCCACGTCTGCCGTCACAGTCCACATCATCCACAGCCCCATGACAAAACCCATGCTTAACTCCAGATGGCCACTGGATCCCGATATAGAGGTTGTAGTGACCATTGGTGTCACCAGCAAGACTGTCAATGACAATAAG GTTAAGATTTCATACTACGgatgggaagaaaatgagatttcagtGGCTTGGTTGTACCTCACCTGTGTAG ATATATCCCTGGATGTGGACGTGAGCCGTAATGGCAGAGTGAGGAGCAAAGGGAAGGACAAG GCCAAGTGGACATGGGGACCAGACGGACAAGGGGCCGTGCTGTTGGTCAACTGTGACAAGGACAGCCCCAACACGGTGGGGACAGACAGCAACCAGGTGGACATACAGACCCCTGCAG ACCTGAAGGACATGTCTCTGATGCTGCTGCGGACTCAAGGTCCTAGCAGTATCTTTGCTGACTACAAGGTTGTCCTACATGTCTCCGAGTCAGATGCAGACAAGGTGCGGGTTTTCCATGCTATCC GGAGTGACTCACATCCCCAGTACAAACCCGTTTTGGGACCAGGCATGCTTTCCTGCACACTAGACTGTGTCAGAAGTGGAGAAAACACCTTCTACGTGGAAGGGTTGGCTTTCCCTGATGCAGGTTTCTCTGGGTTGGTTTCTATCAGTGTCAGCTTGCTGGAGGTGCCCCATAAG TATTCTCCTGGGACCCCCATTTTCACAGATACAGTGGTTTTCCGCATGGCGCCCTGGATAATGACACCCAACACCCAGcagcccctggaggtgtttgtcTGCAG catCAAGAAGGGAATCAACTCCAATGAAGTCTTTCTGGAGGAACTCCAAGCCCTACTAAGGAAAGCCAACTGCAAGATGACCATCTGCTCTGAACTCGAAAGCCGCAGTGACCGCTGGATCCAG GACGAGCTGGAGTTTGGCTACGTGGAGGCACCACACAAGTCCTTCCCTGTGGTCTTCGACTCACCCAGGAACAGAGGCTTGAAAGACTTTGCTTTTAAGAAGATCCTG GGCCCTGATTTTGGTTACGTGACCCGTGTGCCCCATGGATGTGATGCCTGCAGTCTTGACTCCTTTGGCAACCTGGATGTGAGCCCTCCGGTAACAGTGCGAGGCAAGGAGTATCCTCTGGGACGCATTCTTATTGGCAGCCCCCTGCCTTG GGCCTCTGGCCGTCGGATGTCGAAAGTGGTCAGGGATTTCCTTTACGCCCAGAAGGTGCAGGCACCAGTGGAGGTCTACTCAGAGTGGCTGAGTGTGGGACATGTGGACGAGTTCCTCACCTTTGTGCCTGCTTACGACAGAAAG GGATTCCGGCTCCTCTTGGCCAGCCCCACTGCCTGCTTCAAGCTCTTCCAGGAGAAGCAGAGGCAGGGACACGGCGAGGCCACGCAGCTTGTGGGTAAGGCAATGGGGAAGGATGTTCCCATATCATTGGGTGCCGGCGATGTCCCTCACCAATGTCCCCATATAGGGATTGTGGGCAGTGAGCGGAGGAGCATTGATGACATCTTGGCAGATGAAGGGCTGAGGAACGACAACAAACATGTGCAG CGCTGCATCGATTGGAACCGCGACCTGCTCAAGCATGAGCTGGGGCTGAGTGAACAGGACATCATTGACATCCCCCAGCTCTTTATCCTGCGAGGTTCCCGTGCAGAAGCTCTCTTCCCAGACATG GTGAACATGTTGGTGCTGGGCAGACACCTGGGCATCCCCAAGCCCTTCGGGCCGCTGGTGgctgggcagtgctgcctggAGGAGCGGGTgagggcactgctgcagcccctggggCTCTCCTGCACCTTCATCAATGACTTCTTCTCCTACCACAAGCTTGCTGGAGAGGTGCACTGCGGCACCAATGTCCGCCGCAAGCCCTTTGCCTTCAAGTGGTGGCGGATGGTGCCCTGA